From Lewinellaceae bacterium:
ATCGGCAAGCCCGGCGCCGGCACCTGCCCGGTGCGCGGCCACAGCAACGTGCAGGGCGACCGCACCGTCGGCATCTGGGAAGCGCCCAAGCCGGAATTCCTGGACAAGCTCAAGGAAACCTTTGGCTTCGAGCCGCCCCGCCGCCACGGCTACGCCACCGTCGACGCCATCAAGGCCATGCACGAGGGCAAGGCCAAGGTGTTCTTTGCCATGGGCGGCAACTTCCTCTCCGCCACCCCCGACACCGAATACACCGCCGAGGCGCTGAAGAAGTGCCGGCTGACCGTCCACGTGTCTACCAAGCTGAACCGCAGCCACCTCATTCACGGCAAACAGGCACTGATCCTGCCCTGCCTGGGCCGCACCAACGTCGATGTGCAGGAGAGCGGCGAGCAGTTCGTCAGCGTGGAAAACTCCATGGGCGTTATCCACTCTTCCCAGGGCATCCTGGCACCGCCCTCCGGGCACCTCCGCAGCGAGCCGGCCATCGTCGCCGGGCTGGCCAAAGCCACCCTCGGCAGCCGCAGCAAAGTGGATTGGGATAAGATGGCCGCCAACTACGACCACATCCGCGACGCCATCGAAGCGGTGGTGCCCGGATTTGAGGACTACAACCAACGCGTGCGGGAGCCCGGCGGTTTTTACCTGCCGAACGGAGCTAGAGAGCAGCAGTTCGATACGCCGTCCGGCAAAGCGCATTTCACCAACAACCCTCTCCCGAAAAACGGCATCGCCGAGGACGAATACATCATGATGACTATCCGCAGCCACGACCAGTACAACACCACCATCTACGGCCTCGACGACCGCTACCGCGGCATCTACAACGAGCGCCGGGTGGTGCTGATGAACCAGAAGGACATGGCGGCAGACGGATTGAAAAAGGGCGATGTGGTGGACCTCATCGGCCACTACAAAGGGCAGCAACGGATCGCCAAAAGCTTCATCGTGGTGCCTTATGATATCCCCCGGCGGTGCCTGGCTACTTACTTTCCGGAGGCCAATGTGCTGGTGCCGATCGATTCGGTGGCGAAGGGGAGCAGGACGCCGGCTTCGAAGCGGGTGGTGGTGCGGGTGCGGGCGAGTGGGAAGGACAGTTAAACGTTCTTTAGAAATGGACTCCTATGACTCGAGACATCGGGAGCCTGGAATCCCCGCGTAGCAGAAACCACCTGACTGTTGATGTTTGCTGCTTCTCAAAAGCCTTTTATCTTCTGCTTTTTCAGGTTGTTTATGGTAACGGTGGAAGACAGAGAAAAAGTAAATAGGGTGCTAAAAAAATTTAACTGCACCACGCTATAATGTCATCTAATACTTTAATTTTTATCCTATTTTTTATAAATTTCGTCTTATTGTTTATGCCTAAGCCATTATGCCATGTTTCCCAAATTGGCTCATCCCAAAACAGGCCGAAAACCAATCAGGCAAGTTCGGCCTCCAAATTTGATAATTTGGAAAGCAATTCGATAAATAGACAGAACGCCTCTATGGCTGCACTCATCAAAATATCTACGACAGACAATCTTACCCGACAACAAAAACAAGATGCCGGCCGGCTATCGTCGTGCCTTAATGATAGCTTTCAGCCTAGTTCTGAATTGAAAAAAGCAAGTATCCATGTAACGGGGTATATAAAATGAGGCTATTTTGTCGCCAGACAAGACGCGAGGAGCGATTATAGCGGGACTACATGAGTGACGAGCAACGTAGTATGGCGGCAAAAGAGTCCATTTTATATCCCGGTATTTAGGCGCTAGGAAAGAGTAAAGTGTTCAATTATGGGGCAGTGATTTTTGTGCCAGGCAAGGCGCGAAGATCGAGGATAGCCTAAGCTACCTGAGTGATGAGCAACGCAGCATGGCGCAAAAAGGACAAGCCAGAATGGACAGTTTATTCTTTCCTAGCGCCTTAGTGCCGACAGCACTAGGAGCCTTTCAATATCCTCCCCAAACCATCCAGCATCTTAGCCTCATACCGCCCAACCACCGTACTATCCAAATGGTAAAAAACCAGTTCCAGCGTATCCGGCCAGGGCAGCCCCCGCAGGCGTTCCGCAGCGGCAATCAGATGTTCCGGCTCTACGGCTTCCATGCGTATCCGGTCGCCGGGGTAGAGGTAGTGGCCTTCCAGGAAGGCGCCTTCTACTACTTCATAACGGCCAGGGGCCAGGGCCTTGTATTTGGGGTTTCCCTCCAGCCGCTCTTCGGTCAGGTTGTTGATCAGTTTGATCATCTCCCCGTCGCGGAAGAGGACAGCCCAGCGGAAGAGCGGCAGGGCCAGCCCCAGCGGCAAGGGGTAGGGCTCGTAGCCTTTCAGGTAGGGTTCCGCCGCTTCCAGGTTGAGGATGGAATTGGGCTCGTCCCACTGTTCGAGCTGGCCCATATTGTAGAACATCAGTATGCCGCGGCCGACGGGCGGCACGCCCGTGCGGGCCGGGTAGCGCGCCTGGTGCAGGCGAATGGTGGCCGACAGGGCAATGCCTCTGGCGCTTAGCTTGTCCCGGAGCCGGCCGAGCAGTTCAAAGTATGCCTCACGGGTGCTGCCCGTCCAGTCGCAATCCAACTGTACCTCCCGGATGTGCAGGCTGCTGTCCTGTGCGGCCAGGCTGAAGATTTTGCCATAAATCTTGTCGGCCAGGCCGGGTACTTGCTCCGGGGGAAGCCGCTCCAGGGTGCGGTTGGCAATGAAAACGGCGGGCGCCAGTTCCAGCCCGGCGTAGGTGCGCGGGGCCAGCTCCACCGGCGCCAAGGGCACCGGGGCCTTTAACTCCGGATCCCAGTCCACGTCAAAGAATTTTACATAGAGGCGTTGCACGCCGAGCCGCTTCACCAGGCCTTGCTCCGGAAGGGTCAGCTCCAGGCGGGTTTGCCAATGGTAAAAAGCCGGGATGACGATCCTTTCCTTTGGTTTTTGGCAGGAGAAGAGGAGGAGGAGGAGGGGCAGAAGCAGGATAGCGGTGTACGGTGTACGGTGTACGGTGTACGGTGTAGGGTGTACGGTGCACGGTGTGCGATGTACGGTGTACGGGTCGGCGCAAGGGCTTGGCTGTGTACGGTGTTTGGACTTTGGGCGAACCAAAGGGGAAGCCGGAATTGGGTTCCGAATAAGCGTCAAACACCTATCTTCCGGCTTCCAACTTCCGGCTTCGCACTTAATCTTTGTGAGCCATTTTGCAATTCGCAAATTGCGCAACAGGCTTAGCTGCTTCATAGGCTGTCATTTCCGAAGGCCAGGTATTGGCGCAAGTACATCATTTATTCGTAAAAAGGATCATGGCCAAATGAGTTCCCTACAACACTGATACACTACAACACTGATACACCGATGCACCGATGCACCGATACACTGAGATACCCCAATGCACTAAATCAACCCCTCCCGGATCAAATCATGCAAGTGCACGAAGCCGAGGTACCGGCCCTGTTCATTTATGACGATCAACTGCGTGATGCTGTTTTTGCGCATCATCTGCAGGGCTTCGACGGCCATGTCATCCTCGTTGATGACTTTAGGGGTAGTGCCCATGATATCGCGGGCGCGGAGGGCATTCATGTCCTGCCCGCGCTCGAGCATGCGGCGCAGGTCGCCGTCGGTGATGATGCCGCGCAGGAGCCCCTCCTCGTCCAGCACGGCGGTGGCACCCAGGCGTTTGGACGTCATTTCCAGGATAGTACGCTGTATGCTTTCTTCCAGTTGCACGGCGGGTTTCTCATTCTGCGGGTAGAGGTCGCGCACGCGCAGGTAGAGCTGTTTGCCGAGGGCACCGCCGGGGTGAAACTGGGCAAAATCCTGCGGGGTAAAGCCCCGCAGGGCCAGCAGGGCGGTGGCCAGGGCGTCGCCCATAGCCGCTTGGGCGGTGGTGCTGGCGGTAGGCGCCAGGTTGTTGGGGTCGGCTTCCTGCGGCACCGGAGTGTGCAGCACATACCGGGCCTGATTCCCCAGGTAGGAGTCCAGCTTGCCGACCATGCCGATGATGGGAGCGCCCAGGTTTTTGAGGAAAGGGACCAAAACTTTGATCTCCGGCGTTTCCCCGCTTTTGGAAATGCAGAGGACAAAGTCGTTGCTCTGTATCATGCCCAGGTCGCCGTGAATGGCGTCGGCGGCGTGCATGAACAAGGAGGGCGTACCGGTGGAATTGAGCGTTGCGACAACCTTCTGCCCTACCAGGGCGCTTTTGCCGACCCCGGTCACTACCAGCCGCCCGCTGCATTTGAAGACTGCTTGAACACAATCGACGAATGAAGCGTTTATACTGGATTTGAGGGCGTTGAGCGTCATTGCCTCGATCTCTATCGTCCGCAGGGCTGTTTTTGTGATCAATGCTTCTGAAATCACGTTGAATTTTGTATTTTTGAAAGCTTTTGAAAAAGCTGTGTCAAATACATCATAAGATGTGTATAAATAAATTGCTCATTTGGGCAATGTAACCAATGATTTTGATTAAATTAACTCTGTTTGCGAATAACTCTCCGGCAAAGGCGTTGTAAAAGCCTGGTTCTGACTGTATTTGCAGGCGAAACAGCCCTCCCCAATTAAGCCAAGGCACAAAAATAAGTTGTTCTCTGGCAAGCTTCATGCTCCCGGAAAGGCAAAAGGCAACGGCGCAAACAAGGCCGCTTTTTACTTTCAACTGAGCATTGCCAGGGACGGTAATTAGTAAAAAAAAGAACTTGCGAGCCATGACAGTGACGAAAGAAAACTTGCATGATGCGCTACAAAAGTACTTTGGGTTCGATAGTTTCAAAGGAAAACAGGAGCCGATCATCAAAAGCGTCCTCAACGGACAGGATACTTTTGTGATCATGCCTACAGGCGGCGGCAAATCCCTTTGTTATCAACTGCCAGCCCTGATGCTGGACGGTACGGCGATCATTATCTCTCCGCTCATCGCCCTGATGAAGAATCAGGTGGATTCCATCCGGGGCTACAGCCAGAAAGACGAGGTGGCTCACTTCCTCAACTCCTCTCTGACCAAAGCCCAGATGAAGCTGGTCAAGCAGGATATCTCCGACAGCAAGACCAAGCTGCTCTTTATCGCGCCTGAAACGCTGACCAAAGACGAGAACATCGAGTTCTTCCAACAGGTAGATATCTCCTTTGTAGCGGTCGACGAGGCGCACTGCATTTCAGAATGGGGGCACGATTTCCGGCCTGAATACCGCCGCATCCGCGCCATGCTCGACGCCATTGGCGAAGACATCCCCGTGGTGGCCCTCACGGCTACCGCCACGCCCAAAGTGCAGTCCGATATCGTCAAGAACTTGGGCATGGATGGGCACAATACCTTCATTTCTTCCTTCAACCGGGACAATCTCTACTACGAGGTGCGGCCCAAGGGCAAGAAAGAACAGACCATCAAGCAGATCATCCAGGTCATCAAGGGCATGCCGGGGCAGTCGGGCATCATCTATGTGCAAAGCCGAAAGTCGGCGGAAGAGATCGCTAAGGCATTGGTGGTCAACGACATCAAGGCGGCGCCTTACCACGCCGGCCTGGATGCTAAAACGCGCAGCACTACTCAGGACAACTTCCTGATGGAGGATGTGGACGTGATCGTGGCCACCATCGCCTTCGGCATGGGCATCGACAAGCCGGATGTGCGCTTCGTCATCCATTACGATATCCCCAAAAGCATCGAGAACTACTATCAGGAAACGGGGCGCGCCGGCCGGGATGGCCTGGAGGGCCGCTGTATTGCCTTTTACGCTTACAAGGATATTCTGAAACTGGAAAAATTCCTGCGCGACAAGCCGGTAGCCGAGCGGGAAATGAGCGCCCAGCTCATGCAGGAAGTGATGTCTTATGCCGAGACGACCTCCTGCCGCCGCCGGTTTCTGCTCCATTATTTCGGCGAAGCCTTCGATGAAGACAACTGCGATAAGATGTGCGACAACTGCCGCCATCCTAAAGAAAAAATAGAGGTGAAGGATGAAATGGCAATCGCCCTCAAAGCAGTGCTTCAGCTCGACCAAAACTACGGGATAAAAACCCTCATCAACTTTGTTCGGGGCAAGGATACTAAAGAGGTGAAGGATTTCGGCTTTAGCCAGAAAGAGCTGTTCGGGGCCGGCAAGGAAAAAGACGGCACCTTCTGGAGTTCCGTCTTCCGGCAGGCCATTCTCAACGACCTGATCCGCAAGGATATCGAGAGCTACGGCCTGCTCAAGATGAACGACAAAGGGCTGGCCTTCCTCGAACATCCACACTCTTTCAAAATCCCCATCGACCACAACTACGAAAAAGAGGCCATCGAAATCGAAGAGTCCGCCAAAGGCGGCGCCGCTGTCCTGGACGACACGCTGATGAAGATGCTCAAAGACCTGCGCCGCCGGGAGGCCAAGAAACACAACGTGCCGCCTTTCGTCATTTTCCAGGATCCTTCGCTGGAGGATATGGCCACCCAGTATCCCATCAGCATGGACGATATGGCCAACATCAGCGGGGTGAGCAAGGGCAAGGCCCTCCGCTACGGCCGCCCCTTTATTCAACAGATCAAGGAGTACGTCGAAGAGAATGATATCGAGCGCCCCAACGACCTGATCGTCAAACAGGTGGCCAATAAATCCAAAGTTAAGATCAACATCATCCAGGGCATCGACCGCAAAGTGCCGCTGGAAGACCTGGCGGAAACCAATAACCTCAGCATGGAAGAACTGATGGAAGAACTTTACTCCATCGTCACTTCCGGCACCAAGGTCAATATCGACTATTACATCGATGACACCGTCGATGAGTATTCCCGGGAGGATATCGCCAATTATTTCATGGAAGCTGCTACCGATTCGCTGGATGAGGCCTTCCGGGAATTGAAAGATGATGACATCACGATGGAGGAGATACAACTGGTGCGCATCAAGTTTTTGTCGGATATGGCGAATTAGATGGTTGGATGGCTAGATGGTTGACGGGGAAGAGCCCCGGGGAGGAGGGCAAACAATCCAGCAATCCAACCATCTAACAATCCAACAATCCAGCAACATGAAGATCATCATCATCAACGGCCCCAACCTCAATTTGTTGGGCACCCGTGAGCCGCACATCTACGGCCGGCAGAGCTTCGAAGATTATTTTCTGAAGCTGCAGGAGGATTATCCGCATATCACCCTGCATTATTTTCAAAGCAACAGCGAGGGAAAGATCGTCGATAAGCTGCACGAGGTGGGCTTTTCCTACGACGGCGCCGTCCTCAACGCCGGGGCATACGCCCATACCTCCATTGCCATTGCCGACGCCATTGCCGCCATCCGCACGCCTGTGCTGGAGGTGCACATCTCCAATGTTTACGAACGGGAGGCGTTCCGCCACCATTCCTATCTTTCGCCCGTCTGCCGCGGCCTTATCGTGGGGCTGGGGCTGAAAGGATACGAGCTGGCGATCCGGTTTTTCCTGGAGTAATGCCTAATTTTCTTATCTTCGGCAGCACTTAATCCTAACTAAACCGAAATCAGATGCCATCCAGATTTACCTTCCTGTTTATTGCCTTATTGTTGCCTGCGCTCAGCCTTTCCGCCCAGCAAGGCGAGGCCATCAACCTCAGCCTGACTCACGACGGAATAACCCGCACCTACATCATGTACGTCCCGCAGGCCTATACCGGGGAGGAACCCTGGCCCCTGATCCTCAGCCTCCACGGATATACCGGCACGGCGGAGCTGCAGCGCCTGATCAGCAATTTCGAGGCCCTGGCCGATGAAGAACACTTCCTCCTGGCCTATCCGCAGGGATTGGAGATCGACGATCCTTCCGGAGGCATCCTGCCGGCATTGCCGCCACGAGGCACCGGATGGAACATCCTGGATCCCGACGGCCCGGATGACCTGGGCTTCATGGCCGCCCTTATCGACAGCATTGCCGCCGGGTTTAATGTCGACTCCGGGCTGGTCTTCGCTGCCGGGCATTCCAACGGAGGCACGCTGGCTTATGTGATGGCCTGCGAACTCACGGGCCGCATCGCCGCCATTGCCTCGGTAGGCGGGCCGGGCACTTCTCCCGGGCTGGTGCCCTTCTTTGAATGCGATGCCACGGCGCCGACGCCCGTTTTGCATATCCATGGAACAGCCGATGCGGTGGTTCCCTACAACGGAGTCAACGGCCTTTTTGCCTCCATACCAGACCTGGTGGAGGGCTGGGGCGCTTTCAACGGCTGCTCCTCCGGCCCCGTCGTGACCGAGGTGGCCAATACCAACCTTCAGGATGGCAGCTCCGTCACCCTGATCCAGTACCTGGATTGCGAGCAGGATGCGGAGGTATGGCACTTCCGGATCAACGGCGGCGGCCACTGGTGGCCGGGCAGCATCGACGTGCCCTTCTTCCTGGAGTCCGTTTTTGGAAAAACCAACCGCGACTTTGACGCCAGCCGGGAGATTTGGAACTTCTTTACCGGCCAGCCGCTTACCGGCGCAGAGGAACGAGCGGTCGTACCCCTGGCAACAATTACCGCCTTTCCCAATCCGTTTGAGGATAATGTTTCTTTTGCTTTTTACCTTCCGGAGGCAGGAAAGGTTGGCCTGAAGATTTTCAACCCATTAGGGCGGCAGGTAGCTGCTTTGCCAGGCCGGGAACTGCCCGGAGGGTGGCAACAGCTACAGTGGAAAATACAGCGCCCCCTGGCGCCAGGCCTCTACCTGGCCGTCATAGAAGCCGATGGAGTGCCGTCAGGCCAGGCAAGACTGATCCGGAAATAAGGCACGACGAAAGAATAAACTGTCCATTCTGGCTTGTCCTTTTTGCGCCATGCTGCGTTGCTCATCACTCAGGTAGCTTTGGCTATCCTCATTCTTCGCGCCTTGCCTGGCACAAAAATTACTGCCCCATAATTGAACACTTTATTCTTTCCTCGTGCCTAAGTGTTTTTTGTATGCCATTACCTGTATCAACCCAATCAACTCAATCAACCCAATCAACCAACTACCTCAACTGCTCCAACATCTGCCGGGCATTGCTGTTTTGCGGGTTCAACTCTAACGACCGTTGGTAGTGCTGCTTGGCCATCTCCCGGTCGCCGGCCCGGTAGTAGGCTTCAGCCAGGCTATCGTAGGCGTTGGCGGAAGAGGGGTATTGCTCTACATTGTAGCTGAAAGCAGTAATGGCCTCTTCGGCATTTCCGTTTCCGAGGAACAGATAACCGACCTGGTTGATCTCCCACTCTCCAAAATAAGCTTTTGAGCTGTTGATCAGCAGTTTGAATTCCTTGTAAGCCGATTCCGGGCCGCCGCTTTCCATCGCCTTGGCCACCAGGCGTGCGCCGTCGGGCAGAGGAGGCATTACCTCCATCAACTCAATTTCCCAGATGGCGTAATTCCCGGGTATATCCATGGACGGAGCGTTGCGCATGGCCTCCCGGAGGTCGGGCATCGGGATGTCAAAGCGATACTTTCCGCCAACCTTCATGACCTCGAAAGCCGACTGGAAGGACGACGGCAATTCGGAGATCAGTTGATAATCCGGTACGCCGATCTGATAGGTGGAAACCAGCACTCTTCCGTTGACGTCCAAAAGCTGGTTGTGGGTAAGCGCGCCCATGTTGCTGCTGAGTTGGGAGCCGTTTCCCGGCCGGAGCACCTCGTACGTCCAGCCGTTGGGAGTTGTCATTTTCTGGGCATCGGCCCAATTGCACAGAAAGACCAGGAGGCATAGGGGGGATAGCCATCTCATCGTTGCGTGGTTTTGGTTAAAGTATGGAAAAACTTATATGAAATTAATTCAAATTTTTGGGACCATGGCCACGCGAATGAAGCTTTAACATTTGAAAAGTGTTTAATCCTCCCAGGGTTCTTTCGTAAAACGCAGGTCGAGCAGGCGCAGGCGGCGGCGTTTGCCGATCCTGGCCGTCTTGTTTCTGAAAAGCCGGGGAATAGCGAAGGAAAGGCCGATGGAGGTGGCCGAAACAATAGCATCCGACCATTGATAGTGGGTATCGCTGTCTCCGTCAACTGCTGTGCCGACAGCGGCGAAACCCGACCAGGCGACGCCAAACCAGAAGAGAGAAATTCCGGTTGCCCGGGGCCAGGCGCGCTCATACCGGAGGGCGCTGATGTCC
This genomic window contains:
- a CDS encoding KpsF/GutQ family sugar-phosphate isomerase, coding for MTLNALKSSINASFVDCVQAVFKCSGRLVVTGVGKSALVGQKVVATLNSTGTPSLFMHAADAIHGDLGMIQSNDFVLCISKSGETPEIKVLVPFLKNLGAPIIGMVGKLDSYLGNQARYVLHTPVPQEADPNNLAPTASTTAQAAMGDALATALLALRGFTPQDFAQFHPGGALGKQLYLRVRDLYPQNEKPAVQLEESIQRTILEMTSKRLGATAVLDEEGLLRGIITDGDLRRMLERGQDMNALRARDIMGTTPKVINEDDMAVEALQMMRKNSITQLIVINEQGRYLGFVHLHDLIREGLI
- the recQ gene encoding DNA helicase RecQ, whose product is MTVTKENLHDALQKYFGFDSFKGKQEPIIKSVLNGQDTFVIMPTGGGKSLCYQLPALMLDGTAIIISPLIALMKNQVDSIRGYSQKDEVAHFLNSSLTKAQMKLVKQDISDSKTKLLFIAPETLTKDENIEFFQQVDISFVAVDEAHCISEWGHDFRPEYRRIRAMLDAIGEDIPVVALTATATPKVQSDIVKNLGMDGHNTFISSFNRDNLYYEVRPKGKKEQTIKQIIQVIKGMPGQSGIIYVQSRKSAEEIAKALVVNDIKAAPYHAGLDAKTRSTTQDNFLMEDVDVIVATIAFGMGIDKPDVRFVIHYDIPKSIENYYQETGRAGRDGLEGRCIAFYAYKDILKLEKFLRDKPVAEREMSAQLMQEVMSYAETTSCRRRFLLHYFGEAFDEDNCDKMCDNCRHPKEKIEVKDEMAIALKAVLQLDQNYGIKTLINFVRGKDTKEVKDFGFSQKELFGAGKEKDGTFWSSVFRQAILNDLIRKDIESYGLLKMNDKGLAFLEHPHSFKIPIDHNYEKEAIEIEESAKGGAAVLDDTLMKMLKDLRRREAKKHNVPPFVIFQDPSLEDMATQYPISMDDMANISGVSKGKALRYGRPFIQQIKEYVEENDIERPNDLIVKQVANKSKVKINIIQGIDRKVPLEDLAETNNLSMEELMEELYSIVTSGTKVNIDYYIDDTVDEYSREDIANYFMEAATDSLDEAFRELKDDDITMEEIQLVRIKFLSDMAN
- the aroQ gene encoding type II 3-dehydroquinate dehydratase yields the protein MKIIIINGPNLNLLGTREPHIYGRQSFEDYFLKLQEDYPHITLHYFQSNSEGKIVDKLHEVGFSYDGAVLNAGAYAHTSIAIADAIAAIRTPVLEVHISNVYEREAFRHHSYLSPVCRGLIVGLGLKGYELAIRFFLE
- a CDS encoding tetratricopeptide repeat protein, yielding MRWLSPLCLLVFLCNWADAQKMTTPNGWTYEVLRPGNGSQLSSNMGALTHNQLLDVNGRVLVSTYQIGVPDYQLISELPSSFQSAFEVMKVGGKYRFDIPMPDLREAMRNAPSMDIPGNYAIWEIELMEVMPPLPDGARLVAKAMESGGPESAYKEFKLLINSSKAYFGEWEINQVGYLFLGNGNAEEAITAFSYNVEQYPSSANAYDSLAEAYYRAGDREMAKQHYQRSLELNPQNSNARQMLEQLR